One Neisseria sp. Marseille-Q5346 genomic region harbors:
- a CDS encoding site-specific integrase — translation MFSNGERFSLLVNEKTGIPDFYSTLWVTVELRNQSAVNTIRNKLGTIQWLMNWEKENNLVISDLIHKEILLTENQLESLIQHMRLNVKKQKNVISTKKSVSMKGRTQFIDIYSSVSLSHQYNRLTTLSEYILFLSKVINVSNEYIEKLTKLIKLIKESKPKNHKPLSIESELPDGVLDEFMSIANFSNPNNPFQDIGIRKRNHLMFILLKELGIRRGELLSIQIPFIDIGTVKSSITIRRTHDDKFDTRKKQAVSKTKERRLPISQKIAQLIDDYIMNYRSKIPQANTHPYLFVTHRKGKTQGCPISTSSFDNVIVPAMKKVDPKFSIIHPHIFRHEWNLDFSRKVDENNQNVNHDSSHKDFISPEKEAKMRQHLMGHTSEKSGNVYNQRYIREKANKILLDLQIEFQKKVDNYESE, via the coding sequence TTGTTTTCAAATGGAGAACGCTTTTCCCTGTTAGTTAATGAGAAAACTGGGATACCTGATTTTTATTCAACACTATGGGTAACAGTAGAACTACGTAATCAATCCGCAGTAAATACCATTAGAAATAAACTAGGAACCATACAATGGCTAATGAACTGGGAAAAAGAGAATAATCTTGTTATTAGTGATCTAATTCATAAAGAGATACTCTTAACAGAAAATCAATTAGAATCTCTTATTCAACATATGAGACTAAATGTAAAAAAGCAAAAAAATGTAATTAGTACAAAAAAAAGTGTGTCAATGAAAGGTCGAACTCAATTTATTGATATTTACTCGTCTGTATCCCTTAGTCACCAATATAATAGGCTAACAACACTTTCAGAATACATATTATTTCTATCTAAAGTAATTAATGTATCTAACGAATATATCGAAAAATTGACGAAACTAATTAAGTTAATTAAAGAGTCAAAACCTAAAAATCATAAACCATTATCCATAGAAAGTGAGCTACCTGATGGAGTGTTAGATGAGTTTATGTCTATTGCGAACTTTTCTAATCCTAATAATCCATTTCAAGATATTGGAATCAGAAAAAGAAACCATTTAATGTTTATCTTATTAAAGGAATTAGGGATTAGAAGAGGAGAACTATTATCAATTCAAATCCCTTTTATTGATATAGGAACAGTTAAATCCTCAATCACAATTAGACGAACGCATGATGATAAATTTGACACAAGAAAGAAACAAGCTGTAAGTAAAACGAAAGAGAGACGTCTTCCTATTTCGCAGAAAATAGCTCAACTTATTGATGATTACATTATGAATTATCGTTCTAAAATTCCACAGGCAAATACACATCCATATTTATTTGTTACTCATCGAAAAGGAAAAACTCAAGGATGTCCAATTAGTACAAGTTCTTTTGATAATGTTATTGTACCAGCAATGAAAAAAGTAGATCCTAAGTTCTCTATCATTCACCCACATATTTTCCGTCATGAATGGAACTTAGATTTTTCACGAAAGGTGGATGAAAATAATCAAAATGTAAATCATGATTCTTCTCATAAAGATTTTATTTCTCCCGAAAAAGAAGCAAAGATGAGACAACATCTTATGGGACATACATCAGAAAAATCCGGGAATGTTTATAATCAACGTTATATTAGAGAAAAAGCAAACAAAATATTATTAGATCTTCAAATTGAGTTCCAAAAAAAAGTTGATAATTATGAGTCAGAATAA
- a CDS encoding site-specific integrase, producing the protein MSQNKRFRQSRDGYAFDENENFWRIGKDKTINFSQPILNINKKTLDGFRKTLAIYAEKYSSYHVSHMYQQFQRLVISTNLEIINVSIILDWKNKLGKEHEWYLGALKGFLLSWHEYGYYGVDKSVVSLLESFTLTGNDKGKSVIMRCPYTGAFTENEILALMAELARLWREDLISFETYAYIHLLQATARRPIQIRHLKFEDLRKEISQGTWNYFLHIPSAKKRGGLFRETLKKLAITEDLYLILLNFIEYQYKKLLSLVDETFISGYKMKLPVFIDWSCLKKNIKNRNFDLSLLNKDIFHYSASSLEQNTLRKFCIHQKAVSERTGEIIHVNARRFRHTRGTNLGRKGVGATIIAELLDHTDTQNVKVYTENTADTVQYIDRVIGAEMGKLAQAFTGKIISNLNESERGYDPTSLITNNGIDTIGACGTNDFCLTGYETCYLCPKFRPLIDGPHQQILNKLYEEKEERLKQTKSIDYASSKDRIILAVEYVVQACNDMKRTMGSH; encoded by the coding sequence ATGAGTCAGAATAAACGTTTTAGACAGTCAAGAGATGGGTATGCATTTGATGAAAATGAAAACTTTTGGCGTATAGGCAAAGACAAAACAATTAACTTTTCTCAACCCATATTAAATATAAATAAAAAAACATTAGACGGGTTTAGAAAAACATTAGCAATATATGCCGAAAAATACTCAAGTTATCACGTATCTCACATGTATCAACAGTTTCAACGATTAGTAATTTCAACTAATTTAGAAATCATTAATGTGTCAATAATCTTGGATTGGAAAAATAAACTAGGAAAAGAGCATGAATGGTATTTAGGAGCATTAAAGGGTTTTTTACTGTCATGGCATGAGTATGGCTATTATGGAGTTGATAAATCTGTTGTGTCGTTGCTAGAAAGCTTTACGTTGACTGGAAATGATAAAGGTAAATCGGTCATAATGAGATGCCCTTATACAGGAGCATTTACCGAAAATGAAATTTTGGCTTTAATGGCTGAACTAGCTAGACTTTGGAGAGAAGATCTTATTTCATTTGAAACATACGCATATATTCACTTACTTCAAGCTACAGCTAGAAGACCCATTCAAATACGCCATTTAAAATTTGAAGACCTAAGAAAGGAAATCTCTCAAGGAACATGGAATTATTTTCTACATATCCCTAGTGCAAAAAAAAGAGGAGGATTATTTAGAGAAACGCTTAAAAAACTTGCTATCACAGAGGACTTATATTTAATTCTCCTAAACTTTATAGAATATCAATATAAGAAATTGCTTAGTCTGGTTGATGAAACCTTTATTTCTGGTTATAAAATGAAATTACCAGTGTTTATTGATTGGAGTTGTTTGAAGAAGAATATCAAAAATAGGAATTTTGATCTTTCATTATTAAACAAAGATATTTTTCATTATTCAGCTTCTTCATTGGAGCAAAATACATTACGAAAATTCTGTATACATCAAAAAGCTGTTTCAGAGCGAACAGGTGAAATCATTCATGTTAATGCAAGACGTTTTCGTCATACAAGGGGAACGAATCTAGGAAGAAAAGGAGTTGGAGCAACGATTATAGCAGAACTCCTAGATCACACAGATACACAGAACGTCAAAGTCTATACTGAAAATACAGCTGATACAGTGCAATACATTGATCGTGTTATAGGTGCTGAAATGGGAAAACTCGCTCAAGCCTTTACAGGTAAAATTATTTCTAACTTAAATGAAAGTGAGAGAGGGTACGATCCAACATCTTTAATAACCAATAACGGAATAGATACGATAGGTGCTTGTGGAACAAATGATTTTTGTTTAACTGGCTATGAAACTTGTTATTTATGTCCTAAGTTTAGACCACTCATTGATGGCCCTCATCAACAAATCTTAAATAAGTTGTATGAAGAAAAGGAAGAACGTTTAAAACAAACTAAAAGTATAGATTATGCATCATCCAAAGATCGTATTATTTTAGCTGTTGAATATGTTGTTCAAGCTTGCAATGATATGAAAAGAACTATGGGAAGCCACTGA
- a CDS encoding integrase: MNNQIFTPKDNNPKYNLEQFINFSKNQLTIFGNDCWENNQWKTTFSIYRVQVRFSTERIKSTAYKYEPLAAPFIEFAKAYIRYTYSLNPIRNLARHIESLRIVEMALYNIKGKADILQLDYLVIHEVENIVSKKYKKGTKSVNKLGYQIQKLFDFCRENQITSRLPLWENPYKRPRDLTILLDEKGKEYRSSKMPTDEEMMLVAKLFHDAPNLDKETEYYTAVMALLMVAPSRCSELMSLSVNCLEWEEDSLGNKQLGIRWIPAKNGKEGLKWVPSCMQDIVVEAVKRLTNISSLAREVAKFAEENPNILMLSNKELAPSHSLYQKHLTKREIAEVLDIDSKNICNTKWFKNLISENDGIITYEILGKFLYKKYTSKFNNWPYVDKHKSVKVSEALLLFRENEFHDDFSPKSFSFVLPTVNQINDRFCYSETRPKTSLWEKHCIGTSKGEFIRLPSHNARHWLSTKAERGGMDELTLANWAGRARVADNKAYDHRTEEEKSELARDLLISEDISILDKIHLNLPVTYEDLGKDRIGIATVTEIGICEHDYAMSPCSRHGDCETCKELLCIKGLESSLGILKQREIQLTEQLSKAKEHHRIGVFGADRWISNLWWRLTHIKTKIKFLENSEIPNGSLLRMPDEYDPSPVKLALQEKGMDIDIQKPETAKLDDELYRLMEL, encoded by the coding sequence ATGAATAATCAAATTTTTACTCCAAAAGATAATAATCCTAAATATAATTTAGAGCAATTTATTAATTTCAGTAAAAATCAGCTTACTATCTTTGGAAATGATTGCTGGGAAAACAACCAATGGAAAACAACATTCAGCATTTATCGAGTTCAGGTTCGTTTTTCCACAGAAAGAATTAAATCTACAGCTTATAAATATGAGCCATTAGCTGCACCATTCATTGAATTTGCCAAAGCCTATATTCGTTATACTTATTCTCTAAATCCCATTCGTAATTTAGCCAGACATATTGAATCTTTACGTATAGTTGAAATGGCTCTCTATAATATTAAAGGAAAGGCTGACATACTTCAGCTTGATTATTTAGTTATTCATGAAGTAGAAAATATCGTATCAAAAAAATATAAAAAAGGTACGAAATCAGTCAATAAATTAGGTTATCAAATTCAAAAATTATTTGATTTTTGTAGAGAAAATCAAATTACATCTCGACTACCTTTATGGGAAAATCCTTATAAACGTCCTAGAGATTTGACTATATTACTGGATGAAAAAGGAAAAGAATACCGTTCAAGTAAAATGCCAACTGATGAAGAAATGATGCTGGTTGCTAAACTCTTTCATGATGCCCCCAATTTAGACAAAGAAACTGAATATTATACAGCTGTTATGGCTCTACTTATGGTCGCTCCATCTCGTTGTTCTGAGTTGATGTCTTTATCTGTTAATTGCTTAGAATGGGAAGAAGATAGCTTAGGAAATAAGCAATTAGGTATTCGATGGATACCAGCAAAAAATGGTAAAGAGGGATTAAAATGGGTTCCTAGCTGTATGCAAGATATTGTTGTTGAAGCGGTTAAACGTTTAACAAATATAAGCTCTTTGGCTAGAGAGGTTGCTAAATTTGCAGAAGAAAACCCTAATATATTGATGTTATCCAATAAAGAGCTTGCACCATCCCATTCTTTATACCAAAAGCATTTGACTAAAAGAGAAATTGCTGAAGTGTTAGATATTGATTCCAAAAATATCTGTAATACTAAATGGTTTAAAAATTTAATAAGTGAAAACGATGGAATTATAACTTATGAGATACTAGGGAAATTTTTGTATAAGAAATACACATCAAAATTTAATAATTGGCCTTATGTTGATAAACATAAAAGCGTGAAGGTTTCTGAGGCTTTGTTATTATTCAGAGAAAATGAATTTCATGATGATTTTTCCCCTAAAAGTTTTTCTTTTGTGTTACCAACGGTGAATCAAATTAATGATAGATTTTGCTATTCTGAAACTCGCCCTAAAACATCATTATGGGAAAAGCATTGTATAGGCACATCCAAAGGAGAATTTATAAGATTGCCATCACACAATGCAAGACATTGGTTAAGCACAAAAGCTGAACGAGGTGGAATGGATGAGTTAACTTTAGCTAACTGGGCAGGAAGAGCTAGAGTTGCAGATAACAAAGCTTATGATCACAGAACAGAAGAAGAAAAAAGCGAGTTGGCTCGAGATTTACTCATTTCGGAGGATATTTCAATATTAGATAAAATTCATTTAAATCTTCCTGTTACCTATGAAGACTTAGGAAAAGATAGAATCGGAATAGCAACCGTAACAGAAATAGGCATTTGCGAACATGATTATGCGATGTCTCCATGTTCTCGTCACGGTGATTGTGAAACATGTAAAGAGCTTCTTTGTATTAAGGGTTTAGAGTCTTCTTTAGGAATTTTAAAACAACGCGAGATTCAACTAACAGAGCAATTAAGTAAAGCGAAAGAACACCATAGAATAGGTGTTTTTGGAGCAGATCGTTGGATAAGTAACCTATGGTGGAGATTAACACATATAAAAACTAAAATTAAATTCTTAGAAAATAGTGAAATCCCAAATGGATCGTTATTACGAATGCCTGATGAGTATGACCCTTCTCCAGTTAAATTAGCTTTACAAGAAAAAGGAATGGATATAGATATTCAAAAACCAGAAACAGCTAAATTAGACGATGAGTTATATAGACTAATGGAGTTATAG